ACCAATGGGGTGGTTCAGTCAGAATAGTTTCAAATTGTTTTACCCATTGTTGTTCTACTCCAAAAACGATGGCGTAAGGCAATAATTTTTCAAACAGAGTGGGGGTTAATTTGGGCACCTGAGAAAATTTTAAGCGCTCAGTTTCAGTGACACTTAAAAACCATTTTAAACCAAGCAATAACTGTTTAACATCCCGCCCAGCCGTATTGTACGGTATACGCCGCATGACAAAAAAGAATGACACAATACCACACACGAATAATACAATACCGGTAATAACTAAATGACGCATTTGTTGTTCATTACCAAAGCCGATTAATAATCCCCCACCAATAAAGCCAACGACACTATAGGCTGATAAAAGTACTTTGATCGTTTGTTTGGTTTGACTCAACCAACCTTGTTGTTTTATTAAAGCCGCGGCCTCATGGTTGGCCAAGTTAATAAAACCAGCCCCATACAGCGTAGTTTTGGATAATTCAACCTCAGTTTTGGTGCTAAATACTAATTGACGCAACATGGTAATTACACTATCAGTGCGCCCCTCTTTACCTAACGAGCGAATGGTACTGACGGCTTTTTTAGTTTGATCATAAACAAATTCCAACTCACCAACCCGAGCCGATTCAATCAATTCTGCCGCGATGGATTTATTCGTGATTGTACCGGTAGTCAAATATTCGGCTTGATAGGGCGAAGTTATGCCAGCCGGGACATCATAAATTGGTATCAATGGTTTGCTGGGTTTAACCGAACGATTCAACCACCATAATGTAATTGTGACAAGAAAAATTAGCGGTATAAAAACCACTGACCAATTGTTTTGAAAAATACGCCAATATCTTTCTGACTGACTGGGCATTTGCACTACCGTAGGGTTAACCGCCACCAACACAGTCAGATAATCATACGGTTGCAGTTGAGACACCATAGCGGTATAACCATCATTTATTTTGGTATAGGTACAAGTGGCGGTAGAACCAGACGGACCAAAATAACATTGTGCGGGATAATCTGGTAAATCACTGTCTGGCGGTAAATGCACCGTCACAGAGGCAAGGTTGATGAGCACCTCCCACTCGCCGCCAATCGCGTTCCAATACAACTCAACGTAGTGAGTATTATTTTTTTGATAATCTGTCAGAACCCCGTCAACTTGATAATGAATTATAAATGTTTGTAATCCAGTCATGGTTCTAAGTGGGTTGCCGATGCGCCAAAATACTTGCTGGTTAGTTGATTCATCAGTAATCGGCCAATTTGAATCTAGTAATTTAACTGAGATAGTATCGTTCAATAGCCCATTAACATACTGGGTGGGGATGGTGCGCGTAATACCGTGGCCAGGTAAATCACCAAAATCATATTGAATAGTTTCTATCACATCAACTACACCAGCCGGTTGAACAGTTAAATCCACATCATATTGCGTGATCACATCAGTTGCCTGTACCGCTTGAGCCACACTCAGCCAGATTAAACTACCACACAAAACTGATAATAATTTAGAACCCATGCAATGTGAAAGTTTGTTTGGTTTGTTTTGCCCAATCAATCAATATACGTTTGGATAATTTCGCAATGTTAGATTTTACAATTACCCGATATTTTTTCACGTTACCTGGCAAATGATCAGCAATAAACCTACCTTTATTATTTGTCTGACCTGTCCAAATTTTAGTACCGTTGGGCCGGCGCACTGTAACGCTCACCTTGCGTAAACGGTTTTGCCTAGTGTCTTGCACGATACCAACCAGTTCACCATCTGACTCAACTTTTATGCTAACTGTATCAATGTCAACAAACGTTAAAGCCGTACTGTCATTCACGACCGCTAATGTTGCTACCACGGTTTTTCCAGATAACGAACCGGCTTCTAAAACAGATTTAGTCCAGGTACTAACATCACCGTCACTGGCCAAAAAAGTTTGGCTAGCCACAATTTCACCGGTATCTTGACGTTGTACTGTCATACGCAAATAGTCATGAGCGGTATCATTAGTGAACAAACGATAATAAAAACTCACTGTGGTGCGACCAGTTCCGGTGGGAATATTCACTGTCTGACTAATCGATTGGATTTGACCGGTTTGTCCCATTGTCAAAAACAAACCATCTAAGGCATATTGATCAATAATATTTGTACCGGCCACTTTTACTCCCGACCATCCCACTAAACCGGCATCGAATTTACCGTTGGTAACGAGATCGTCACTAAACACAGCCGCATGGCTGGGTTGACTTAATGTTAAACCAACTATTAAACAGACTAGAGTCGATAATCTTTTAATCACGGTACTATTATACCACTTCTTAAAACGGTTTCCAATTGAACACCGTTTTACCAATGCCGTTGACCTTGATCTGAGCCACTTTATTTTTTATCTCTACACGGTAAGTCCCGCCGACATAATGATAACTAGTTCTTTTTAATAAATGAAAAGCATTACTACTAGTATCGTAACTATAGGCTCTAAAATACAAGGTATTATGTCCATGTGAAGAAATAACAAACTCTTCCGTACTGGCAGCATTATTCAGATTTCCAACGGCCGGTTGTCGCCAGTGTAATTTGGTATGAATTTTTTGAACATCCAATAATGTACCATTGATATTATACATGTGTAAGGTAGAACCGGATTTTTTCTTGACAGCCAGCACGTATTTTGTGCCATTAATATTCACTAACCGGGCAATAACGCCAGACTTTGGAAAAGCCAGCCATTGTCTGATTAGAACATCATTACTGTCATACAGTTTAACCATACCAGGACCGGTTTTGGTTCCGACCACATAAGCTACTGCTCCAATTGATTGAGTGCTGATGTTTGTATCGTCGTCATTGGCAACATACCCAGCCGGTGCGGTGAGAGAACAGACAGAAATAGTATCATTAGGATCACCCAAACCATTATTGTCCTCGTCGCGGTAATAAGTTTGATTATCGTGAATAGTAGCATCACTATCATTACAATCTGTCCCGGTGACACTGCCATCATTATCGTAATCATTATCATTGGCATCATTTTTATTTGAGACATAACCGGTCGGTACAGTGTAAGAACAAATCGAAGTTGAGTTAGCGGGATCACCTAGACCGTCATTATCATTATCC
The genomic region above belongs to Patescibacteria group bacterium and contains:
- a CDS encoding DUF2207 domain-containing protein; this translates as MGSKLLSVLCGSLIWLSVAQAVQATDVITQYDVDLTVQPAGVVDVIETIQYDFGDLPGHGITRTIPTQYVNGLLNDTISVKLLDSNWPITDESTNQQVFWRIGNPLRTMTGLQTFIIHYQVDGVLTDYQKNNTHYVELYWNAIGGEWEVLINLASVTVHLPPDSDLPDYPAQCYFGPSGSTATCTYTKINDGYTAMVSQLQPYDYLTVLVAVNPTVVQMPSQSERYWRIFQNNWSVVFIPLIFLVTITLWWLNRSVKPSKPLIPIYDVPAGITSPYQAEYLTTGTITNKSIAAELIESARVGELEFVYDQTKKAVSTIRSLGKEGRTDSVITMLRQLVFSTKTEVELSKTTLYGAGFINLANHEAAALIKQQGWLSQTKQTIKVLLSAYSVVGFIGGGLLIGFGNEQQMRHLVITGIVLFVCGIVSFFFVMRRIPYNTAGRDVKQLLLGLKWFLSVTETERLKFSQVPKLTPTLFEKLLPYAIVFGVEQQWVKQFETILTEPPHWLHGANLMLLNSALLSASHTTNSFKAPASGRSGGGGFSSGGFSGGGFGGGGGGRW